A window from Vicinamibacteria bacterium encodes these proteins:
- a CDS encoding CRTAC1 family protein encodes MTSFLLVLLAGAARFLDVTEAVGLDFVHDAGEDGRYLLPEITGSGAAFVDYDQDGDLDIYLVQSGRGKR; translated from the coding sequence CGTCCTCCTCGCCGGAGCTGCTCGTTTCCTGGACGTCACCGAGGCGGTCGGCCTCGACTTCGTTCACGATGCGGGCGAAGACGGACGTTACCTTCTGCCCGAGATCACTGGCTCGGGCGCCGCCTTCGTCGATTATGACCAGGATGGGGATCTGGACATCTATCTGGTTCAGTCGGGACGGGGAAAGCGC